From the genome of Ignavibacteriales bacterium, one region includes:
- a CDS encoding thioredoxin domain-containing protein — protein sequence MIQSRQNSNRLINEKSPYLLQHAHNPVNWYPWSDEAFEKAKREDKPVFLSIGYSTCHWCHVMEHESFEDEETAHLMNQVFISIKVDREERPDIDNIYMMVCQMMNGSGGWPLTIIMTPGKKPFFSGTYFPKESHYGRIGFKDLILKIDEAWRTNRNEIVKSSEEITNYLKESYSFNTPEQLSTEIFEDAYRNFEKRFDAVHGGFGTAPKFPSPHNLMFLLRYWKRTGTQKALEMVTKTLLKMRQGGIFDQIGFGFHRYSTDAKWLVPHFEKMLYDQALLIMAYIEVYQATGISEFKETVDEIVSYVLRDMTSLDGGFYSAEDADSDGVEGKYYIWNQQELIDVLGKDDADIAFKVFKISAEGNFKEESTNQNTGSNILHLADSKENLVSENRLEKIRIKLFEYRKNRIRPYKDDKILSDWNALMIAALAKAGRVFDNSKYIKTAELALEFINRHLTIADGRLLHRFRNGESSLTANIDDNAFTIWALLELYESTFKADYIKEAILLTELSIKHFWDNNNGGFFFTPDFGESLIARTKEYYDGAIPSANSVLATNLLRLARITADSKYETFANKIFDSASSILCKNPQAFTLLLCSLDFAWGPSFEVIVAGNFHDEKTKKTLARLSQPFIPNKVVVFEDEEDENHCLPFNYLNKYTTIQSQPTFYVCKNFSCNMPTTDLDEALKQLS from the coding sequence ATGATTCAATCTCGCCAAAATTCTAATCGACTCATCAACGAAAAAAGTCCGTACCTTTTGCAGCATGCACATAATCCCGTTAATTGGTATCCGTGGAGTGACGAAGCTTTTGAGAAAGCAAAGCGCGAGGATAAACCTGTCTTTCTTTCAATTGGATATTCAACCTGCCATTGGTGCCATGTGATGGAACATGAATCATTTGAGGATGAAGAAACAGCACATCTAATGAATCAAGTTTTCATTTCAATAAAAGTTGACCGTGAAGAACGTCCTGATATTGATAACATTTATATGATGGTCTGTCAAATGATGAACGGCAGCGGTGGCTGGCCTTTAACTATTATCATGACTCCCGGTAAAAAACCCTTCTTCTCGGGAACATATTTTCCCAAGGAAAGCCACTACGGAAGAATCGGATTTAAAGATTTAATTTTGAAAATTGATGAAGCATGGAGAACAAATCGGAATGAGATTGTAAAGAGTTCGGAAGAAATTACAAATTATCTCAAGGAATCATACTCTTTCAATACTCCGGAACAATTAAGTACAGAAATTTTTGAGGATGCATACAGGAATTTTGAAAAACGATTTGATGCTGTACACGGCGGTTTTGGAACAGCACCAAAATTTCCTTCACCCCACAATTTGATGTTTCTTCTCCGTTATTGGAAAAGAACCGGCACTCAAAAGGCACTTGAAATGGTAACCAAAACTTTGCTCAAGATGCGTCAGGGAGGGATTTTTGATCAAATTGGTTTTGGTTTTCACAGATATTCAACTGATGCTAAATGGCTTGTTCCGCACTTTGAAAAAATGTTATACGATCAAGCGCTTTTAATAATGGCTTATATTGAAGTGTACCAAGCAACGGGAATTAGCGAATTCAAGGAAACTGTAGATGAAATTGTATCGTACGTTTTACGTGATATGACTTCACTCGACGGTGGGTTTTATTCTGCCGAAGATGCGGACAGTGATGGTGTTGAAGGCAAATATTACATCTGGAATCAACAAGAATTAATAGATGTTCTTGGAAAAGATGATGCTGACATTGCATTCAAAGTATTTAAAATAAGCGCTGAAGGTAATTTCAAAGAAGAATCAACAAATCAGAATACAGGTTCAAACATTTTACATCTTGCCGATTCAAAAGAAAATTTAGTTAGTGAAAATCGTTTGGAAAAAATTCGGATTAAACTTTTTGAATACCGCAAAAATAGAATTCGCCCTTATAAAGATGATAAGATCCTTTCGGATTGGAATGCTTTAATGATTGCTGCACTAGCAAAAGCAGGACGTGTGTTTGATAATTCTAAATATATTAAGACTGCAGAGCTCGCACTTGAATTCATAAATAGACATCTAACAATCGCAGATGGTAGATTATTACACAGATTCAGAAATGGTGAATCGAGTTTAACTGCCAATATCGATGACAATGCATTTACGATCTGGGCGCTGCTTGAATTGTATGAATCAACTTTCAAAGCTGATTATATAAAGGAAGCAATTCTATTAACCGAATTATCTATTAAACATTTCTGGGATAATAATAACGGTGGTTTTTTCTTCACACCTGACTTTGGCGAATCGTTAATCGCAAGGACAAAAGAATATTATGACGGTGCAATCCCTTCGGCAAACTCGGTTTTGGCCACTAATCTTTTGCGCCTTGCAAGAATTACTGCTGACTCTAAATATGAAACCTTTGCCAATAAAATTTTTGACTCTGCTTCATCAATACTTTGCAAAAACCCGCAGGCATTCACGCTGCTTCTTTGCTCATTGGATTTCGCTTGGGGCCCGAGTTTTGAGGTTATTGTTGCGGGCAACTTTCATGATGAGAAAACAAAAAAAACATTAGCACGACTCTCTCAACCATTTATACCAAATAAAGTTGTTGTTTTTGAAGATGAAGAAGATG
- a CDS encoding T9SS type A sorting domain-containing protein translates to MKIFARLIPITILLTLIIVNTSFSQGWIKVGKPSAGNVYCLALKESTLFAGTQSGIHTSTDNGLTWVFSGLVNITVNTMTVSGNYVFAGTNDGVYFSTNNGGRWDIVNKGNNGMSYTIVNALAVGSANIFAGTNGGGVYASSNNATSWTSVNTGLSDHIVQSLAVMGSTLFAGTSSGGVFQTANGGTVWTVAGISGLSINTIAVIGTNLFAGTNDGVYLFNTILATWTLVNNGLTSLTIPSLVVSQTNLFAGINGGGVYLSKNNGSNWSAVNTGLTEFNTKCIAIMGSYLFLANGSGNIWRRPLSEMLTNLSVKTTIPKQWLVISAGVRNISLANTFQGNVGTLSFTAQSSNTLVASASVTGSSLSVTPLSIGDCIITVTAIDAANNDFLATSFDINVGLTDVTSDPIPNEFSLYQNFPNPFNPSTKIKYELPQNAFIQLKIFDMLGREVKTILSGEQTAGFYEIEFDAKEIPSGIYFYRIEAGEFTQTKKMILMK, encoded by the coding sequence ATGAAGATATTTGCACGTCTTATTCCAATAACTATTTTATTGACTTTAATTATTGTTAACACAAGTTTTTCTCAGGGATGGATAAAGGTCGGCAAACCTTCAGCGGGTAATGTTTATTGTTTGGCATTAAAGGAATCAACACTTTTTGCGGGAACCCAAAGTGGTATTCATACATCAACAGACAATGGTTTAACTTGGGTATTCAGCGGGCTTGTGAATATTACAGTGAATACTATGACGGTCAGTGGTAACTATGTATTTGCCGGAACTAATGACGGAGTTTATTTTTCTACAAACAATGGTGGCAGATGGGATATCGTTAACAAAGGAAATAATGGTATGAGCTATACAATAGTTAATGCTCTTGCTGTTGGTAGTGCCAATATTTTTGCGGGGACCAATGGAGGTGGTGTTTATGCATCTTCTAATAATGCCACTAGCTGGACAAGTGTTAATACCGGATTATCAGATCATATCGTTCAGTCATTAGCTGTAATGGGCTCAACCCTCTTTGCCGGAACTTCATCAGGCGGTGTTTTTCAAACTGCCAATGGTGGAACTGTTTGGACAGTTGCTGGGATATCCGGTTTATCCATTAACACAATAGCTGTTATTGGCACTAATCTATTCGCTGGGACAAATGATGGTGTATATCTTTTCAACACGATATTAGCGACTTGGACGTTAGTAAATAATGGACTAACCAGTTTAACAATACCTTCTCTAGTGGTTAGTCAAACAAATCTTTTCGCTGGGATTAATGGTGGAGGTGTCTATTTATCAAAAAATAATGGTTCAAATTGGTCTGCTGTAAATACGGGTCTTACTGAATTTAATACAAAATGTATTGCAATAATGGGTTCATATCTATTTCTTGCTAATGGGAGCGGCAATATATGGCGACGTCCTTTGTCAGAAATGTTAACCAATCTATCTGTTAAAACAACAATTCCAAAACAATGGTTAGTTATATCAGCTGGGGTAAGGAATATTTCATTAGCAAACACATTCCAAGGCAATGTTGGAACACTATCATTTACTGCTCAATCATCTAATACCTTAGTTGCAAGCGCATCTGTAACCGGATCTTCATTAAGCGTTACTCCTCTTTCAATAGGTGATTGTATCATTACTGTCACCGCAATTGATGCGGCTAACAATGACTTTTTAGCAACCAGTTTTGATATTAATGTTGGTTTGACAGATGTTACAAGCGATCCGATTCCAAATGAATTTTCACTCTATCAGAATTTTCCGAATCCGTTCAATCCCTCTACAAAAATAAAATATGAGCTCCCACAAAATGCGTTTATACAATTAAAAATATTTGATATGCTGGGGCGAGAAGTAAAAACAATTCTAAGTGGAGAACAAACAGCAGGCTTTTACGAGATTGAATTTGATGCCAAAGAAATACCAAGCGGAATATATTTTTATAGAATTGAAGCAGGAGAATTTACACAAACAAAGAAAATGATCTTGATGAAATAG
- a CDS encoding GlsB/YeaQ/YmgE family stress response membrane protein produces MFSLIQHKQNRLTDMSLGGFLLLLVIAAICGAIGQSIAGYSLGGCFVSIFIGFIGAWLGPLIAKELDLPMFYTIRVQGREFPFVWSIIGSAIFALVVGMLTRGRNRPSN; encoded by the coding sequence TTGTTTAGTTTAATTCAGCATAAACAAAATAGGTTAACCGATATGTCACTTGGAGGATTTCTTTTACTGCTGGTTATAGCCGCTATCTGCGGCGCAATTGGTCAGAGCATTGCAGGTTATTCGCTCGGAGGATGTTTTGTTTCTATTTTTATTGGATTTATAGGCGCGTGGCTCGGTCCTTTAATTGCCAAAGAATTGGATCTGCCGATGTTCTATACAATACGAGTTCAAGGAAGAGAATTTCCATTTGTATGGTCAATAATCGGCTCGGCTATTTTTGCTCTCGTTGTTGGAATGTTGACAAGAGGAAGAAACCGACCATCGAATTAA
- a CDS encoding transglutaminase-like domain-containing protein, translating into MTSENKLYYLIELVDDLSEEVRAEIVQQLNNYGFTLERDLKELPANVVADKMIHLAPILTSNRMNWLEKNWQNWFNKTTHHEKIECALDLISRFHYGIYFTPALSELLDQLSNEFKNKIPYGDELDLTNFLFHEKELSGSKDDYYNPFNCNPIYTIKEKKGLPITLSLIYILIGDRLGFDIHGCNFPGHFLAKIYSDDEIILIDCFNKGKIIFESDINEALDYPVDSIIDVIHNDVSAEVIITRVANNLINAYKFINDYNCTNLFKNLSKQIPSKSSI; encoded by the coding sequence ATGACTTCTGAGAATAAATTATATTATTTGATCGAGCTGGTTGATGACTTGAGCGAAGAGGTACGCGCTGAAATAGTGCAGCAATTGAATAATTACGGTTTTACTTTGGAAAGGGATTTGAAGGAGCTTCCCGCAAATGTTGTAGCTGATAAGATGATTCACTTAGCTCCAATCCTTACTTCTAATAGAATGAACTGGCTTGAGAAAAATTGGCAGAACTGGTTTAATAAAACTACTCATCACGAAAAAATCGAATGCGCTCTCGATCTTATTTCACGGTTTCATTACGGAATCTATTTTACTCCCGCACTTTCAGAACTGCTCGACCAACTATCGAATGAATTTAAAAATAAAATACCGTACGGCGACGAACTTGATTTGACTAATTTTTTATTTCATGAAAAAGAATTGAGCGGCTCAAAAGATGATTATTATAATCCGTTTAATTGCAATCCAATTTATACTATCAAAGAGAAAAAGGGCCTTCCAATAACTCTTTCATTGATCTACATACTTATTGGCGATCGCCTCGGATTTGATATTCACGGCTGCAATTTTCCGGGACATTTTTTAGCCAAGATATATTCTGATGATGAGATTATTTTAATTGACTGTTTCAACAAAGGAAAAATTATATTCGAGAGTGATATCAATGAAGCACTTGATTACCCGGTGGATTCCATTATCGATGTGATTCACAATGATGTTTCGGCTGAAGTGATTATTACTCGCGTTGCTAATAATCTAATAAATGCCTACAAATTCATTAATGATTACAATTGTACAAATCTTTTCAAAAACCTTTCGAAACAAATTCCAAGTAAATCTTCCATTTAA
- a CDS encoding thioredoxin family protein: MKKLFLSGLMVFVFFMNIMNAQTIQEKSSAPKFDPSKNPFEDLKIAVEEAQKTDKRILLDVGGEWCIWCHRLDGFFDANPELKNYMHDNFVVLKVNWSPDNKNEKFLSQYPAVAGYPHIYILEKDGKFLFSKKTEELEKEKSYDAEKIMTFLKEWSPKKEKS; the protein is encoded by the coding sequence ATGAAAAAACTGTTTTTGTCAGGATTGATGGTGTTTGTATTCTTTATGAATATTATGAATGCTCAAACCATACAAGAGAAAAGTAGCGCCCCAAAATTCGATCCGTCTAAAAATCCTTTTGAGGATCTTAAGATTGCAGTTGAAGAAGCACAAAAAACAGATAAAAGAATTTTACTTGATGTCGGAGGGGAATGGTGCATTTGGTGTCACCGGCTGGATGGATTTTTTGATGCAAATCCGGAATTAAAAAATTATATGCACGATAACTTCGTTGTATTAAAAGTAAACTGGAGTCCTGATAACAAGAACGAAAAATTTCTTTCTCAGTACCCAGCAGTTGCCGGCTATCCGCATATTTATATATTAGAGAAAGACGGAAAATTCTTATTCTCTAAGAAAACCGAAGAACTTGAAAAAGAGAAATCTTATGATGCTGAAAAGATCATGACTTTCTTAAAAGAATGGTCGCCGAAGAAAGAAAAATCATAA
- a CDS encoding ABC transporter permease, translating to MFKLLVEKELKNIIQSPKFVATFITCSVLIILSFAIGINEYNNSVKQFNTAKELSKQEMTQSRSWFGLASKGFRQPDPMQIFSAGVNNDIGRYSIVHSTKDVKLQNSYYSDDPVFAVFRYVDFTFIVTVIFSLFAILFTYNSINGEKEDGTMRLIFSNSIPRTTFITAKFVGSWLGLVVPLLIPILIGLLMLLLFKIPLSAFHWISISILIFMAILYLTFFSAFGVFISSLTKYSSVSFLILLVAWILFVFIIPRAGVMTASQFIKVPSIAEAESMKDAYSKNKWDQHFQQLSTLWANRNSEMKGMSESEKQAYQDDNSYAWLEQEDKLRTEMQKQISDYSLKLGEDLRNKQSALEKMALTISRFSPASSFQLASMNLSSTGIDLKARYEKEIQDYKKNFVDYTAKKQKESGNQAGMFRISVDSKSGVKISTGRNESTLDIKDVPIYTPSNFTLAEVISPTIIDIGLLILYSILSYGAAFFVFRKYDLR from the coding sequence ATGTTTAAATTACTCGTAGAGAAAGAATTAAAAAATATAATACAAAGCCCAAAGTTTGTGGCTACGTTTATCACTTGTTCCGTGTTAATTATTTTAAGCTTCGCGATCGGAATAAATGAATACAATAATTCGGTTAAACAATTTAACACAGCAAAGGAATTGTCTAAGCAAGAAATGACGCAGTCGCGTTCGTGGTTTGGACTGGCTTCAAAAGGATTCAGGCAGCCTGACCCGATGCAGATCTTCTCTGCCGGTGTTAATAATGATATTGGTAGGTACTCAATTGTACATAGCACTAAAGATGTTAAACTTCAAAACAGCTATTATTCCGATGACCCGGTCTTCGCGGTTTTTCGTTATGTTGATTTCACATTTATTGTAACGGTTATATTCTCATTGTTTGCAATATTGTTTACCTATAATTCTATAAATGGGGAAAAAGAAGACGGAACGATGCGGCTGATCTTTTCCAATTCAATTCCCCGCACAACATTTATAACGGCAAAGTTTGTTGGCTCCTGGCTTGGATTAGTAGTTCCGCTGCTAATTCCGATTCTGATAGGACTTTTAATGCTGCTTCTATTTAAAATCCCGCTCTCGGCATTTCATTGGATCAGCATTTCAATTCTGATTTTTATGGCAATCCTTTACCTAACATTTTTCAGTGCGTTCGGAGTTTTTATTTCATCACTTACAAAATATTCATCAGTTTCATTTTTAATTTTGCTTGTAGCCTGGATACTATTTGTTTTTATTATTCCCCGCGCCGGCGTTATGACAGCCTCACAATTTATAAAAGTGCCCTCGATTGCAGAAGCAGAGAGTATGAAAGATGCATATTCAAAAAATAAGTGGGATCAACATTTTCAGCAATTATCAACACTCTGGGCTAATCGAAACTCAGAAATGAAGGGAATGAGCGAATCGGAAAAACAAGCATATCAAGATGATAATAGTTACGCTTGGCTTGAACAAGAAGATAAACTCCGCACCGAAATGCAAAAACAGATTAGCGATTATTCATTAAAATTAGGAGAGGATTTGAGAAATAAACAATCCGCTCTTGAAAAAATGGCGTTAACAATTTCACGGTTTTCTCCTGCTTCATCATTTCAACTTGCGTCTATGAATCTATCATCAACCGGAATTGATTTGAAAGCCCGTTATGAGAAAGAGATTCAGGATTACAAAAAGAATTTTGTTGATTATACCGCCAAGAAACAGAAAGAGAGCGGCAATCAGGCTGGGATGTTCAGAATTTCAGTCGATAGTAAAAGTGGTGTAAAAATTAGTACCGGTAGAAATGAAAGTACTCTTGATATTAAAGATGTACCTATATATACGCCATCAAATTTTACACTAGCCGAGGTTATTAGTCCGACAATTATTGACATCGGTTTGTTGATATTATATTCTATTCTTTCATACGGGGCAGCATTTTTTGTTTTTAGAAAATATGATTTAAGATAA
- a CDS encoding ABC transporter permease, translating to MLTLIIKKELKEIVGSSKFAYSFAVCAVLILLTFYVGAQNYRINKQQYDAAVAEDIRSMSGITDWRMINHKIFLPPLPLSSLVSGISNDIGRNIEVRGRGELSPTDSKFNEDPIYAVFRFLDLNFLFQIILSLFAILLCYNSINGEKENGTLRLVFSNSLPKDKFILGKIIGSFIALVAPLIIPMLVGALLLMIMKIPMFAEDWFKLALIIFSGILLFAVFLNLSVFLSTLTRRSSNSFLILLVIWIMFILVIPKISVMIAGRAVNVPSVDEINSKKNIFAQQLGREYMNKMSKFTAPNNGDVMKEFQKFMEKNNDERDEKTRAFTEKVNQERSNKQILQENLAFGISRISPSASFSLASASLAGTSLDLVRSYRDQAENYQKTFANFQKSKTGGTTGSGMIFTIRNEGDNKPPEIKPSELPQFEFKPEPLSKSLSASLVDFGLLILFNFIFFGASYMGFLKFDLR from the coding sequence ATGCTTACACTTATAATTAAAAAAGAACTGAAGGAAATTGTTGGCTCATCCAAATTTGCTTATAGTTTTGCTGTCTGCGCCGTATTGATTCTGCTTACTTTTTATGTCGGAGCTCAAAACTACAGAATAAATAAACAGCAGTATGACGCTGCAGTTGCAGAAGATATACGCTCTATGTCCGGCATAACCGACTGGAGGATGATTAACCACAAAATATTTTTACCGCCTTTGCCTCTTTCCTCGCTTGTTTCGGGTATCTCGAATGATATCGGAAGAAACATAGAGGTACGCGGACGAGGGGAACTCTCACCAACAGATAGCAAATTCAACGAAGACCCGATCTACGCAGTATTTCGGTTTCTTGATCTAAATTTTTTATTTCAAATCATCCTTTCCCTATTCGCAATTCTCTTATGTTATAATTCGATAAACGGAGAGAAAGAAAACGGCACTTTAAGATTGGTTTTCTCCAACTCGCTTCCGAAAGATAAATTCATTCTCGGCAAAATAATCGGATCGTTCATTGCTCTTGTCGCTCCTTTAATAATTCCAATGCTTGTCGGCGCTTTATTATTGATGATTATGAAAATTCCTATGTTTGCGGAGGATTGGTTCAAACTAGCTTTGATTATTTTTTCGGGGATTCTTCTTTTTGCAGTCTTCTTAAATCTTTCTGTTTTCCTGTCAACGTTAACACGTAGATCGTCAAATTCATTTCTTATTCTTCTTGTGATTTGGATAATGTTCATTCTTGTAATTCCTAAAATTTCCGTTATGATTGCAGGGCGTGCGGTTAACGTGCCATCTGTAGATGAGATCAATTCTAAAAAAAATATTTTTGCCCAGCAGCTTGGAAGAGAATATATGAACAAGATGAGCAAATTCACCGCTCCGAACAACGGCGATGTGATGAAGGAATTTCAAAAGTTTATGGAGAAGAATAATGATGAGAGAGATGAGAAGACAAGAGCATTTACTGAGAAAGTGAATCAAGAACGAAGTAACAAACAGATTCTTCAGGAGAATCTTGCGTTCGGTATTTCCAGAATATCGCCGTCGGCTAGTTTTTCATTAGCAAGCGCAAGCTTAGCAGGTACTTCCTTAGATCTTGTTCGCAGCTACCGAGATCAAGCAGAGAATTATCAAAAAACTTTCGCGAATTTTCAAAAAAGTAAAACCGGCGGTACAACCGGTAGCGGAATGATTTTTACAATCAGAAATGAAGGAGACAATAAACCACCGGAAATAAAACCGTCGGAGCTGCCTCAATTCGAATTTAAACCCGAGCCGCTTTCCAAATCTCTATCCGCCTCTCTTGTCGATTTCGGTTTATTGATTCTGTTCAATTTTATCTTTTTCGGTGCATCATACATGGGATTTCTAAAATTCGATCTGCGTTAA
- a CDS encoding ABC transporter ATP-binding protein → MSEQNGNYPMLQAVHLTKKYEDGLLALDDINFTVSTGQVYAMLGGNGAGKTTTINIFLNLIEPTSGHTKINGIVSHENPLKAKEFVSFVSENVMLYPEFTAIQNLDFFVKLGGKLNYTKDDFKRVLLRVGLQENAFNKKLKGFSKGMRQKCGIAIAILKNAPAILLDEPTSGLDPKAGLELIRLLDELRNEGKAILMSTHDIFRAKELADEVGIMNDGKIVMQKSRDEIKHEDLEKLYVEYMAGYMEKVA, encoded by the coding sequence ATGAGTGAGCAAAATGGAAATTATCCTATGCTGCAGGCTGTACATCTAACCAAAAAATATGAAGACGGGCTGTTGGCTTTAGACGATATCAATTTTACAGTTAGCACCGGACAGGTTTACGCAATGCTCGGGGGAAACGGAGCCGGCAAAACAACTACAATAAATATTTTTCTTAATCTTATTGAACCGACAAGCGGACATACAAAAATTAACGGCATTGTCTCGCACGAAAATCCCCTTAAAGCAAAAGAGTTTGTTTCCTTTGTTTCGGAAAATGTAATGCTCTATCCCGAGTTCACCGCAATTCAGAATTTAGACTTCTTTGTAAAGCTTGGCGGAAAATTAAATTACACTAAAGATGATTTTAAGCGCGTTCTATTGAGAGTTGGATTGCAGGAAAACGCATTCAATAAGAAGTTGAAAGGGTTTTCTAAAGGGATGCGTCAGAAGTGCGGAATCGCAATCGCAATCTTAAAAAACGCACCCGCAATTCTACTCGACGAACCGACAAGCGGTCTCGATCCGAAAGCTGGTCTTGAATTGATCCGGCTTCTTGATGAATTGAGAAACGAAGGAAAAGCAATTTTAATGTCAACTCACGATATCTTCCGCGCCAAAGAACTTGCTGATGAAGTTGGAATTATGAATGACGGCAAAATTGTAATGCAGAAATCGAGAGATGAAATTAAGCATGAGGATCTTGAGAAACTTTATGTGGAATACATGGCAGGCTATATGGAAAAAGTTGCTTGA
- a CDS encoding NEW3 domain-containing protein, translating to MKKLILLLFILIVGDLCAQSSGSYYNPKDDKYRLLGLKRAKEQYDVAKSDYDRQQAMFGKQLISQQELQRSKSVYSDAEVNYYQALLAVLFEEQYVTVAEAVKYQSKDGKKHVRLKLANASSGGEEFKKLINIEDALFKSLQPEVVNNIYVSILNGSNSIISQPYEAKIDELHYGKPQTIDFTLLQDLDEVTVNIIYGNGTQRAPKIFLQKDQSVNKVVLQSDQFSQEVDLGGSASFSMSLELFSGTTNTYKLEAVNLPKQINKFFVDPATQARLSQFKFGESTQTRKTNLQVFLPDRSTGEVQIDKPISFFVLAIPYDKVNSIDLNEDRIWKKEELDKLDIGYLKLEIIPRGTGELKVNSGQLYFSILPGNKIEVPIDIKNEGTRRLDNVEFELDLPLNWTQSINPKIVESIDIREEKRIVFTLTPPDNVTVGKYDIRLRTTCLADDKLVKAEDKTITIEVKQSDNVIGTILIVLLIIGLVAGIVIFGIKLTRK from the coding sequence ATGAAAAAACTGATACTGTTATTATTCATTCTAATAGTAGGCGATCTTTGTGCTCAATCCTCGGGATCTTATTACAATCCTAAAGACGATAAATACCGTTTGCTCGGATTGAAACGCGCAAAAGAACAATATGATGTTGCCAAATCCGATTACGATCGTCAACAGGCAATGTTTGGTAAACAACTGATCTCACAACAGGAATTACAACGATCGAAAAGTGTTTACTCCGACGCCGAAGTAAATTATTACCAGGCGCTGCTCGCAGTTTTGTTTGAGGAACAATATGTAACCGTTGCCGAAGCCGTAAAATACCAATCAAAAGACGGCAAAAAACATGTAAGACTTAAACTTGCCAACGCTTCAAGCGGCGGAGAAGAGTTTAAAAAACTTATTAACATTGAAGATGCGTTATTCAAATCTCTGCAGCCGGAAGTAGTTAATAATATTTATGTCTCTATTCTGAACGGATCAAACTCAATAATAAGCCAACCGTATGAAGCTAAAATAGATGAGTTGCATTACGGGAAACCGCAGACAATTGATTTCACACTGCTTCAGGATTTAGATGAAGTTACTGTAAACATAATTTATGGTAATGGAACACAACGAGCGCCCAAAATTTTTCTCCAGAAAGATCAGTCTGTAAATAAAGTTGTTCTACAATCAGATCAATTCTCACAGGAAGTTGATCTTGGCGGCTCGGCTTCATTTTCAATGTCGTTAGAACTTTTCAGCGGGACTACAAACACTTATAAATTAGAAGCAGTTAATCTCCCAAAACAGATAAATAAATTTTTTGTTGATCCGGCTACACAAGCACGTTTGAGCCAATTCAAATTCGGCGAGAGTACTCAAACACGTAAAACAAATTTGCAAGTCTTTCTACCCGACCGTTCAACCGGTGAAGTACAGATTGATAAACCGATTTCATTCTTTGTTCTGGCAATTCCGTATGACAAAGTAAACAGTATCGATTTGAACGAAGATAGAATTTGGAAAAAGGAAGAATTAGATAAACTCGATATAGGTTATCTTAAACTAGAGATCATACCGCGAGGCACTGGCGAATTAAAAGTAAACTCGGGACAACTCTATTTTTCGATTCTGCCGGGAAATAAAATTGAAGTGCCGATCGATATTAAGAACGAAGGAACTCGCCGTCTTGACAATGTTGAATTTGAACTTGATCTTCCTTTGAATTGGACTCAATCGATCAATCCGAAAATTGTTGAATCAATTGATATCAGAGAAGAAAAACGAATCGTATTCACATTAACACCCCCGGACAATGTTACAGTCGGCAAATATGATATCCGTCTGCGCACAACATGTCTGGCAGATGATAAATTAGTAAAAGCCGAAGACAAGACAATCACTATTGAAGTGAAACAATCCGACAATGTAATCGGGACCATCTTGATTGTATTATTAATTATAGGTCTGGTTGCTGGAATAGTAATATTCGGAATTAAACTTACAAGAAAATAG
- a CDS encoding PDZ domain-containing protein, with amino-acid sequence MNRFITTTFISLLFICNIMSAQQMKTFSFNKDAAEFFPEIKGMAIFENGKVVLGPMPESDQREKIYQQLDLQTGDEIQFVNGNRIKTMSDFKKYFGTAEVGKEVKLGIKRNDQRFIVSFIKAKQEMGGKQVIRIGGDGTGNMKVESGKVIVGNKKLDPDSLKKAGGNVIIKSEKKK; translated from the coding sequence ATGAACCGTTTTATTACTACTACATTTATTTCACTTTTATTTATTTGCAATATCATGTCTGCCCAGCAGATGAAAACATTTAGTTTTAACAAAGATGCAGCAGAATTTTTTCCGGAGATTAAAGGGATGGCAATCTTCGAAAATGGAAAGGTTGTGCTAGGTCCAATGCCCGAATCTGATCAGCGGGAAAAAATATATCAGCAGCTCGATCTTCAGACCGGTGATGAAATACAATTTGTAAACGGTAACAGAATTAAAACCATGAGTGATTTCAAAAAATATTTCGGCACTGCTGAAGTAGGAAAAGAAGTTAAGCTGGGAATAAAGAGAAATGATCAGCGCTTTATTGTCTCATTTATAAAAGCAAAACAGGAGATGGGAGGAAAACAGGTTATTAGAATCGGCGGTGATGGCACCGGCAATATGAAAGTTGAGAGTGGAAAAGTTATTGTAGGGAATAAAAAACTTGACCCGGATTCACTGAAGAAAGCCGGCGGAAATGTTATCATCAAATCTGAAAAGAAAAAATAA